A single window of Mugil cephalus isolate CIBA_MC_2020 chromosome 1, CIBA_Mcephalus_1.1, whole genome shotgun sequence DNA harbors:
- the LOC125012510 gene encoding uncharacterized protein LOC125012510, whose product MVNFTLILVLICTFSWISVSVSEFYTVEVQPGEEVTLLCSNFTSLPMRIFWFKLVNGPNITRISSMTTSDGNASVSEGFQDGRFNMTSNTTTLFLNIKPVDLSDSGLYLCGFYHVNDSVNVSIMATNLKVQVKADELTNVTTVILAGVTVFLLIIIICLVVKIWTLHTAQLEEVNPQHTENVGSDSLNYTALSFRPKAKISRRPAAERELEPHVVYAATR is encoded by the exons ATGGTGAACTTTACATTGATACTAGTGTTAATCTGCACCTTCA gttggatttctgtctcagtctctgAGTTTTACACAGTGGAGGTTCAGCCTGGTGAAGAAGTCACACTGCTGTGCTCCAACTTCACCAGTTTGCCCATGAGGATattctggttcaaactggtCAATGGACCCAATATCACCCGCATTTCATCTATGACGACCTCTGATGGAAATGCTTCGGTCAGTGAAGGATTTCAAGATGGCAGATTTAATATGACATCCAACACCACCACTCTCTTTCTGAACATCAAACCTGTGGATTTATCAGACTCTGGGCTGTATCTATGTGGATTTTACCACGTAAACGACTCAGTAAATGTCTCAATAATGGCTACAAATTTAAAGGTTCAAG TCAAAGCTGATGAGTTGACAAATGTGACGACTGTGATCCTGGCCGGTGTAACAGTTTTCCTTCTTATAATCATCATCTGTCTGGTCGTCAAAATCTGGACACTTCACACag CTCAACTTGAGGAAGTGAATCCACAACACACTGAG aacgTGGGCTCTGATTCTCTCAACTACACAGCTCTGAGTTTCCGTCCCAAAGCAAAGATCAGCagaaggcctgcagcagagagagaactgGAACCACATGTAGTGTACGCTGCCACAAGATAG